A part of Ziziphus jujuba cultivar Dongzao chromosome 8, ASM3175591v1 genomic DNA contains:
- the LOC107435816 gene encoding 1-aminocyclopropane-1-carboxylate oxidase homolog 1, with amino-acid sequence MDPTEIIQRDKEVEQFPPKQKQCQRTVIPVIDLRDETIRRKEIVKATENAAANWDFYQIINHGIPLSVIEEMVEAARRFQKQPQEVKEEWYSLDFAHSNVNFVSNPRFKADAPGDWRNEIVEYYKGSIRIRKIVAELLSESWGLNSSGYIRNMGLLKLYDIDVKPVKGASTVNIGDMMQQLVSNDKFKSVEHGVLATQGAEPRVSVTCFLTPDEKH; translated from the exons ATGGACCCTACTGAAATCATTCAGCGCGACAAGGAAGTGGAGCAGTTTCCTCCAAAGCAAAAGCAGTGTCAAAGGACTG TGATCCCAGTCATAGATCTGAGAGATGAAACAATAAGGAGGAAGGAGATTGTGAAAGCCACAGAAAATGCAGCTGCGAACTGGGATTTCTATCAGATTATCAACCATGGAATTCCACTTTCTGTTATTGAGGAGATGGTGGAAGCTGCTCGTCGTTTTCAAAAACAGCCCCAGGAGGTGAAGGAGGAGTGGTACTCCTTGGATTTTGCACACAGCAATGTCAACTTTGTCAGCAATCCAAGATTCAAAGCAGACGCTCCTGGCGATTGGAG AAATGAAATTGTGGAGTATTACAAAGGCTCGATCCGAATTCGGAAGATAGTAGCTGAATTGTTATCGGAATCGTGGGGACTCAACAGTAGTGGTTACATTAGAAATATGGGTTTGCTTAAACTCTATGACA TTGATGTAAAGCCAGTGAAAGGAGCTTCTACTGTCAATATTGGTGATATGATGCAG CAGCTGGTTAGTAATGACAAGTTCAAAAGTGTAGAGCACGGAGTTTTGGCTACACAAGGGGCAGAACCCCGTGTATCAGTCACATGTTTCTTAACTCCAGatgaaaaacattaa